A genomic segment from Candidatus Poribacteria bacterium encodes:
- a CDS encoding Gfo/Idh/MocA family oxidoreductase: MFRCAFLGCGGRARGHAQAYKHVQRGRLIALCDMDEARLKSFGDDFGVETRYTDMSTMLEKEKPDLLHIVTPPTIRHSLMSLASEHGVPAVIIEKPIALQSEDYKQIRELERTSKTKFVVNTQLHFHPHNLMLKKQVMDGEIGDVRFVDASARSTPIDQGPHVLQLVSSYIDWARPTQVFGNVSGGGGHLEGRQPSPAHGEAAIAYEGGIRAQVTFGTRSAPMSNPSESVYMHKRVATYGTKGWTHWYMAGWERFTVSGGYEAGSHSYGEQDLLAQAGLTEAVFDWLEHDKPHPTRLATSLHEFGIILGMYTSALRREPIDLPFDPPDGLIDELKKALPS; the protein is encoded by the coding sequence ATGTTCCGATGTGCGTTCTTGGGATGCGGTGGTAGAGCTCGGGGGCACGCCCAAGCCTACAAACACGTCCAGCGCGGACGGTTGATCGCCCTCTGCGATATGGACGAAGCGCGGCTCAAGTCATTCGGCGACGATTTCGGCGTCGAGACTCGTTACACGGACATGTCCACGATGCTCGAGAAGGAGAAGCCCGACCTCCTCCACATCGTCACGCCGCCGACGATCCGCCACTCCCTAATGAGCCTCGCCTCGGAGCACGGTGTACCTGCCGTCATCATCGAGAAGCCGATAGCACTCCAGAGCGAGGACTACAAGCAGATCCGCGAACTCGAGCGAACCAGCAAGACGAAGTTCGTCGTCAACACGCAGCTTCACTTCCACCCGCACAACCTGATGCTCAAGAAGCAGGTCATGGACGGTGAGATCGGCGACGTGCGCTTCGTGGACGCCAGCGCGCGTTCGACGCCCATCGACCAGGGTCCCCACGTCCTCCAGCTCGTGTCGTCCTACATCGACTGGGCGCGGCCGACGCAGGTCTTCGGGAACGTCTCCGGAGGCGGCGGACACCTCGAAGGCAGGCAGCCGTCCCCGGCGCACGGCGAAGCCGCCATAGCGTACGAGGGCGGCATCCGTGCGCAGGTCACTTTCGGCACGCGTTCGGCTCCCATGAGCAACCCCAGCGAGTCTGTGTACATGCACAAGCGCGTTGCGACCTACGGGACGAAGGGGTGGACGCACTGGTACATGGCGGGATGGGAACGCTTCACCGTCTCCGGTGGCTACGAGGCGGGCTCCCACAGCTACGGCGAACAAGACCTGCTCGCCCAAGCCGGCTTGACGGAAGCCGTTTTCGACTGGCTCGAACACGACAAGCCCCATCCGACGCGTCTGGCGACCTCTCTTCACGAGTTCGGTATCATTCTCGGCATGTACACGTCGGCGCTCCGACGCGAGCCCATCGATCTGCCCTTCGATCCGCCCGACGGACTCATCGACGAACTCAAGAAAGCCCTTCCGAGCTGA
- a CDS encoding DUF4838 domain-containing protein: MSQSVTLVRDGEPAAVILTDPAPTPSARLAAMELQYHVERMTGARLAITADAASAPGIVRLLVGESERTRQLGLRSSDFASQEYAIRFTGDEVVLIGRDWQDTPENRAEVGRGTNFMTLQDARHRIDYLAATGGSPKSNGDRVSIELPGLFDDQGTAYAVYDFLERFCGVRWYGPSTLNVVVPRAQTLTVEGEDVRRAPAMSYREGIGGGWPILQGQWGNPNGDQLALYWRRMRVGGERWGANHSFRSFYDRFLKQNPDNPHLFEGERPDYFAQGWTQGERQFCYTNAALVEQVAHDARDYFDGRGLKGYQVAMGDYFAVVPMDNANWCKCDRCQAWLERDRDNIRGSHFSSGTATHYLFQFVNAVAREVGKTHPSKWIATLAYHVYAFRPTDFELEPNVAVAPCLQNRNYWAPLIRKNDIDLYKAWVEPRDRPIHLWNYYCFPMEPALISGWKCFPGFNIRGHAAQIRMYHEDGVRGVFLCGIGEQVDYYVTMRLYHDATLDVEATLDEFFRLYFGRAAEPMKRFYDLIERRFADPSNYPDPIRQVETQYHQTAELAWKYLGTDGVMSELGRRIDEAEGLATDPLERERVASWRSAVWDYMVAGKAEYGSKSGG, translated from the coding sequence ATGAGCCAGAGCGTGACGCTCGTCCGGGACGGGGAGCCGGCAGCCGTCATTCTGACCGACCCAGCCCCGACGCCGTCGGCGCGTCTGGCGGCGATGGAGCTCCAGTATCACGTCGAGCGCATGACGGGAGCCCGGCTCGCGATCACGGCAGACGCCGCGAGTGCGCCGGGAATCGTTCGCCTGCTCGTCGGCGAGAGCGAGCGAACACGCCAGCTCGGGCTCAGGTCGTCCGATTTCGCGTCGCAGGAGTACGCGATCCGGTTCACGGGCGACGAGGTCGTCCTGATCGGCCGCGACTGGCAAGACACGCCGGAGAACCGCGCCGAAGTCGGTCGCGGCACCAACTTCATGACGCTCCAGGACGCGCGCCACCGGATCGACTACCTGGCGGCGACCGGCGGATCGCCCAAGAGCAACGGCGACCGCGTTTCCATCGAGCTTCCAGGCTTGTTCGACGACCAGGGCACGGCATACGCCGTCTACGACTTCCTCGAACGCTTCTGCGGCGTACGGTGGTACGGGCCCTCGACTCTCAACGTCGTGGTTCCTCGCGCTCAGACGCTGACTGTCGAAGGCGAGGACGTCCGGCGGGCTCCCGCGATGTCCTACCGCGAGGGCATCGGCGGCGGATGGCCCATCCTGCAAGGGCAATGGGGGAATCCCAACGGCGACCAGCTCGCGCTCTACTGGCGGCGGATGCGCGTCGGCGGCGAGCGTTGGGGAGCCAACCACTCGTTCCGCAGCTTCTACGACCGGTTCCTCAAGCAGAACCCCGACAACCCCCATCTGTTCGAAGGCGAGCGCCCGGACTACTTCGCGCAAGGGTGGACACAGGGCGAGCGGCAGTTCTGCTACACGAACGCCGCCCTCGTCGAGCAAGTCGCCCATGACGCCCGCGACTACTTCGACGGCAGGGGCCTCAAGGGCTACCAAGTCGCCATGGGCGACTACTTCGCCGTCGTACCCATGGACAACGCCAACTGGTGCAAGTGCGACCGATGCCAGGCGTGGCTCGAACGCGATCGAGACAACATCCGGGGCTCGCACTTCAGCAGCGGAACCGCGACGCACTACCTGTTTCAGTTCGTCAACGCCGTCGCGCGCGAGGTCGGCAAGACGCATCCGTCCAAGTGGATCGCGACGCTCGCGTACCACGTCTACGCCTTCCGACCGACGGACTTCGAGCTGGAACCCAACGTCGCCGTCGCGCCGTGCCTGCAGAACCGCAACTACTGGGCTCCTCTCATCCGCAAGAACGACATCGACCTCTACAAGGCGTGGGTTGAGCCGCGCGACCGACCCATTCACCTGTGGAACTACTACTGCTTCCCCATGGAGCCCGCCCTCATCAGCGGGTGGAAGTGCTTCCCCGGATTCAACATCCGCGGCCATGCCGCCCAGATCCGCATGTACCACGAGGACGGCGTTCGAGGCGTCTTCCTCTGCGGCATCGGCGAGCAGGTGGACTACTACGTAACGATGCGGCTCTACCACGACGCCACGCTCGATGTCGAAGCCACGCTGGACGAGTTCTTCCGGCTTTACTTCGGGCGCGCAGCGGAACCGATGAAGCGGTTCTATGACCTGATCGAGCGCCGGTTCGCGGACCCGTCCAACTATCCGGACCCAATCCGCCAGGTCGAGACCCAGTACCACCAGACAGCGGAGCTCGCCTGGAAGTATCTCGGCACAGACGGCGTGATGTCCGAGTTAGGGCGTCGCATCGACGAAGCCGAAGGGCTCGCGACGGACCCCCTCGAACGGGAGCGCGTCGCCTCTTGGCGTTCGGCGGTGTGGGACTACATGGTCGCGGGCAAAGCCGAGTACGGCTCCAAGTCCGGCGGCTGA
- a CDS encoding 1,4-beta-xylanase: protein MSATHPDSVRARIESHRKRHVTLVISQPGGEPLANATVHVQQTRHDLLFGSNIFMWREDASDWQSEYRRRFTDLLNFATIGFYWWAYEPRRGEPRHAYAEAVADWCAERGVVTKGHPLVWNYAAPQWLPDDLAEIRTLSDERVRDCMTRFADSIGIWDVVNEATDPFRSDLNFDNLMSDAWRDYGRVEWTKHCFRIAREANPQATLLINDYRHDAAYERLIEELIDNNGKPLYDAIGIQTHQHGGAIPLDRLWDTCERFSRFGVPLHFTETTFVSGPRSDGGWKTTPDGEARQADDVEAFYSLLFSHPAVEAITWWDFSDLHAWQSAPAGLLREDMSPKPAYERLHSLIQDAWRTSVDVRTDAEGRASLTGFHGTHRATVRGDNGASASCEFAIDRGGPETIALPIQ, encoded by the coding sequence ATGAGCGCGACCCATCCCGACTCCGTGCGCGCACGAATCGAGTCGCACCGCAAGCGCCATGTGACGCTCGTCATCAGCCAACCCGGGGGTGAACCCCTCGCGAACGCGACCGTCCACGTTCAACAGACCCGACACGACCTCCTGTTTGGCAGCAACATCTTCATGTGGCGCGAGGACGCGTCCGACTGGCAGTCGGAGTACCGCCGCCGGTTCACGGACCTGCTGAACTTCGCCACGATCGGGTTCTACTGGTGGGCGTACGAGCCCCGACGTGGGGAACCCAGGCACGCCTACGCAGAAGCCGTTGCCGACTGGTGCGCTGAGCGCGGAGTTGTCACCAAGGGTCATCCGTTGGTGTGGAACTACGCAGCGCCGCAATGGCTCCCTGACGACTTGGCTGAGATCAGAACTCTGTCCGACGAGCGCGTCCGCGACTGCATGACTCGGTTCGCGGACAGCATCGGCATCTGGGATGTCGTCAACGAGGCGACGGATCCCTTCCGCTCCGACCTGAACTTCGACAACCTGATGTCCGACGCCTGGCGCGACTACGGTCGGGTCGAGTGGACGAAGCACTGCTTCCGCATTGCGCGCGAGGCGAATCCGCAGGCGACGCTCCTCATCAACGACTACCGTCACGATGCTGCCTACGAACGGCTCATCGAGGAGCTCATCGACAACAACGGCAAGCCGCTCTACGACGCCATCGGCATCCAGACCCACCAGCACGGCGGCGCGATCCCGCTCGATCGGCTGTGGGATACCTGCGAGCGATTCTCGCGGTTCGGCGTCCCGCTGCATTTCACGGAGACGACCTTCGTCAGCGGGCCCCGCTCGGACGGCGGATGGAAGACGACTCCCGACGGCGAGGCGCGGCAGGCAGACGACGTCGAAGCGTTCTACTCGCTCCTGTTCAGCCATCCTGCGGTCGAGGCGATCACGTGGTGGGACTTCTCGGACCTGCACGCGTGGCAGTCGGCTCCGGCTGGACTGCTCCGCGAGGACATGTCGCCGAAGCCAGCGTACGAACGGCTCCACAGCCTGATTCAGGACGCGTGGCGGACGAGCGTGGACGTGCGAACCGACGCGGAAGGGCGCGCGTCGTTGACGGGGTTCCACGGAACCCATCGCGCGACGGTGCGAGGCGATAACGGGGCGTCCGCGTCGTGCGAGTTCGCCATCGATCGCGGCGGTCCTGAGACGATTGCTCTGCCCATCCAGTAG
- a CDS encoding MBL fold metallo-hydrolase — protein sequence MKVTLWGVRGSIPTPMSTEQYQAKLRSVLRRAAKADLSDDDAIAEFVARLPKGDRELVGGNTTCVQVHDDETHLIFDAGSGMRPLGQSLMSGPFARGAGCAHIFFSHHHHDHTCGFPFFTPAYIPGNEIHFYGVHENIDTRMMGLQAREYFPVPFHVMASKKAFHQMEEDVPIRVGEFTITASQMNHPGVSYGYRVRWRDRVFVFASDSEYKNPTEQELNRYTDFFQDADLVYFDGQYSLQEAFIKENWGHSSALVGVDFAVRANIRTLLISHHEPAYSDDTIADLIQQARDYLAFAYPDAQVEIEIAYAGDTYDLTSPG from the coding sequence GTGAAAGTCACACTCTGGGGTGTCCGGGGCTCGATCCCAACACCCATGTCTACCGAGCAGTATCAGGCAAAATTGCGTAGCGTCCTGCGACGCGCTGCGAAAGCCGACCTTTCCGACGATGACGCCATCGCCGAGTTCGTGGCACGCCTGCCCAAAGGCGATCGAGAGCTCGTCGGAGGCAACACGACGTGCGTCCAAGTCCACGACGACGAGACGCATCTCATCTTCGACGCCGGCTCTGGGATGCGGCCTCTGGGCCAGTCGCTCATGTCCGGTCCCTTCGCGCGCGGGGCTGGATGCGCCCATATCTTCTTCAGCCACCATCACCACGACCACACGTGCGGCTTCCCATTCTTCACGCCCGCCTACATACCCGGGAACGAGATCCACTTCTACGGTGTGCACGAGAACATCGACACGCGGATGATGGGCTTACAGGCGCGCGAGTACTTCCCGGTGCCGTTCCATGTGATGGCGTCGAAGAAAGCCTTTCACCAGATGGAGGAAGACGTCCCCATTCGGGTCGGGGAGTTCACGATCACCGCGTCCCAGATGAACCATCCTGGAGTGTCGTACGGCTACCGCGTCCGCTGGCGGGATCGGGTTTTCGTCTTTGCGTCGGACTCGGAGTACAAGAACCCGACCGAGCAGGAACTGAATCGGTACACCGATTTCTTCCAAGATGCGGACCTCGTGTACTTCGATGGTCAGTACAGCCTACAAGAGGCATTCATCAAAGAGAACTGGGGGCACAGTTCTGCCCTGGTCGGGGTCGATTTCGCTGTTCGCGCGAATATCCGAACACTGCTGATCAGCCATCACGAGCCGGCATACTCCGACGACACGATTGCAGATCTGATCCAACAAGCACGCGACTACCTCGCCTTCGCCTATCCCGACGCACAGGTAGAAATCGAGATTGCCTACGCGGGCGATACCTACGATCTGACCTCGCCGGGGTGA